The DNA sequence CACGCCGAATCGCGTGCGGTATCCCGGGTAGACCCGCCCCTGCGGATGGCTCGGCACGCACGTCAGCACGTGCACCTCGTGCCCGGCGCGCACCCACTCGCGGCAGTGCTCGTGCGTGCGCACGGCCGGCGCGTTGACCTCCGGCGGGAAGTAGTGGCTCAGGAACAGGATACGCATGTCAGTGCCCCGCCGCCTCCAGTTCCGCCCGCAGTTCCTCCAGCGGCACCGTGCGCCCGCCCTCGCGCATCGACCGCACGGCCGCAAAAGTCGCCAGCGTCACCTCCTCGACCTCGTCGTAGGGGATCGGCGCCGGGCCGCCCGATGCCACCGCCCGCAGGAACGCCTCGACCGCCCCGCGGTGGCCCTTGTCCTGGCGGCGCAGCACCATGCGGCGGAAGCGCCGCCACCCGTGCCCGCGCAGTTGTCGGAAGTTGTTCAGAGCAAGTACCTTGCCGTCGCAGAATGCCTCCAGCCGCTCCTTCGGGTACGCCTTGTGCCCCGAGGCGAAGTAGTTGATCACGCCCAGCGAGCCGTCCGCGAAGTCCAGCACCAGCGCCGTCTTGTCCTCGTCCACACCGTCCGGGCTGCCGCTCACCGCCGCCGCGCGCACGCGCTCGATGCACGCGCCCGCCAGGAAGCGCAGCGTGTCCACGAAGTGGCACCCCTCGCCGATGATGCGCCCGCCGCCGACCGCCGGGTTCTGGATCCAGTGGTCCGGCGGGATCGCCCCGGCGTTGACCGTCATCGTCATGCTCAGCGGCCCCGTGCGCGCGGCCAGAAGCTCGCGCATGCGGCGCGCGTGCGGCGAGAAGCGCCGGTTGAACCCGGCCGTCACCCAGCCGGCCGCCCCGGCCAGCGCCTCGCGCACCCGCCGCACGCCGTCCAGGTCGATCGCCAGCGGCTTCTCCACGTGCACGCACTTGCCCGCCGCCAGCGCCTCGGCCGCGATCGGCGCGTGCAGATGGTGCGGCACGGTCACGAACACCGCGTTGACCGCCTCGTCGGCCAGCAGCTCGCGGTAGTCCGTCCCGGCCGTCTCGAACCCGAACTTGCCGGCTGCGTGCCGTGCCGCCACCGGGTCCAGGTCGGCCACGCGCAGCCGCCGCGCGCCCGCGCGCTTGAGCAGCGGGAACTGCACGTAGCGCGCAAACTGCCCCGCGCCGATCGCCCCCACCACCGCGACGCCGCCTGCGTGGCCCGGCCCCTGGCCCTGCCGGGCCAGCCCCCGGCCGGGTGTCACGGCCACCGCCGTCGCCCGGTCCGGCTCCGACTCGCCGTATGTGAACACCGTTCCGATCGCCCGGCCGCCCGCCAGGCGCCTGTAGGACTCTGCCGCTTCGGCGAAGGGCATCCGCTCGGAGACCAGCGCCTCCGCGTCCAGCCGGCCCTCGGCCATCAGCGCCAGCACGGCCTCCATATTGCGCCGCTCCGTCCAGCGCACGAACCCGTACGGGTAGTCCCGCCCGCCCTGCTCGTAGGCCGGGTCGTAGCGGCCCGGGCCGTAGGAGCACGAGACCTGGAAGCTCAGCTCCTTCTCGTAGAAATCCGCCCGGTTCAGCTTCAGCCCGGCCACGCCCACCAGCACCACACGCCCGCGCTGGCGGCTCATCTTCGCCGCCTGGCGCACGGGCGCATCGCTGTCGGTCGCCGCGGCGATCAGCACCGCGTCCATCCCGCGTCCGGCCGTGGCCGCCATGGCCGCTTCCACGGGGTCCGCCTCGGCGGCCAGGTCCACCGTCTGCGCGCCGAACCGCTCGGCCAGCGCGCGGCGTTCGGGCACGAAATCGGTCCCCATCACGCGGCAGCCGTTCGCGCGCAGGATCTGCACGGCCAGCAGGCCCACCAGCCCGAGCCCCAGCACGGCCACGTGCTCGCCCACGGCCGGTGCGGCCAGGCGCACGGCCTGCAGGGCGATCGACCCGGCCACGGTGAAGGCCGCCGCCTCGTCGCTCACGCCCTCGGGCACGCGTGCGCACAGGTTGCGCGGCACGCACACGACCTCGGCGTGCGGGCCGTTGGACGCCACGCGGTCGCCCGGGCGCAGGTCGTCCACCCCGGCGCCCACGTCCAGCACGACGCCGGCGTTGCAGTAGCCGAGCGGCATGGGCTCGTCGAGTCGGGCGAAGACGGCTTCGAGCGTGGGCAGCAGGCCGTCGGCGCGGATCTTATCGAGGACCTGGCGGACCTTTTCGGGCTGGCGTCGGGCCTTGCCGATCAGGCCGGCCTCGGAGAACTCGACGAGCATGCGTTCGGTGCCGGCCGAGACGAGGCTGGCGCGCGTGCGGATGAGCACGTGGCCGGGCCGGACGGCGGGGCAGGGGAGTTCGGCCAGTTCGGTGGCCCCGGACTTGAGGTTCTGGAGGATCTGTCTCATTGTTGGCTTGTCTCAGCGGGTGCGGGTTGTGGGGGCTCGGTGTGCGCGCGCACGTCCAGGTGCTGGATCATGTAGCGGTACTTGCCGC is a window from the Candidatus Brocadiaceae bacterium genome containing:
- a CDS encoding zinc-binding dehydrogenase — its product is MRQILQNLKSGATELAELPCPAVRPGHVLIRTRASLVSAGTERMLVEFSEAGLIGKARRQPEKVRQVLDKIRADGLLPTLEAVFARLDEPMPLGYCNAGVVLDVGAGVDDLRPGDRVASNGPHAEVVCVPRNLCARVPEGVSDEAAAFTVAGSIALQAVRLAAPAVGEHVAVLGLGLVGLLAVQILRANGCRVMGTDFVPERRALAERFGAQTVDLAAEADPVEAAMAATAGRGMDAVLIAAATDSDAPVRQAAKMSRQRGRVVLVGVAGLKLNRADFYEKELSFQVSCSYGPGRYDPAYEQGGRDYPYGFVRWTERRNMEAVLALMAEGRLDAEALVSERMPFAEAAESYRRLAGGRAIGTVFTYGESEPDRATAVAVTPGRGLARQGQGPGHAGGVAVVGAIGAGQFARYVQFPLLKRAGARRLRVADLDPVAARHAAGKFGFETAGTDYRELLADEAVNAVFVTVPHHLHAPIAAEALAAGKCVHVEKPLAIDLDGVRRVREALAGAAGWVTAGFNRRFSPHARRMRELLAARTGPLSMTMTVNAGAIPPDHWIQNPAVGGGRIIGEGCHFVDTLRFLAGACIERVRAAAVSGSPDGVDEDKTALVLDFADGSLGVINYFASGHKAYPKERLEAFCDGKVLALNNFRQLRGHGWRRFRRMVLRRQDKGHRGAVEAFLRAVASGGPAPIPYDEVEEVTLATFAAVRSMREGGRTVPLEELRAELEAAGH